The Sphingobium sp. JS3065 genomic sequence CCTGATGCTCCGCGCGCTCGACCTGCGCGATGAGGGCGCAACTTATCGCCAGATTGCGACGGCGCTGGGGCGCGACGACGCCACCCGACTATCGGCGAGTGACTGGAAAATGTCGGCGTCGCGCTCTTTCGTCGTGCGCCTTGTGCGCGACGGCATCGCCATGATGAACGGCGACTACCGCAAACTGCTCCGTATCCGCTGAATCAACCGTTTCGGCGACGCCCCGCAGGGGTGGTCGCATCCGTGCAGCCTCACATCTTCATACCCCACCCGGCCGCTTCTAGCCTGTCATTTACGCCTCCTGCCGCCACCGCCCGCAGGAGCCGTCACTTGTCCGATACGCCCACCAACCTGCCGCCCCGCTTCCTACGAACGCCGGAAGCCGCGCGGTTTCTCGGCCTCTCCGGCCGGACCCTTGAGAAGCACCGCTATTTCGGGACCGGCCCAGCCTACCGCCGCATCGGCGGGCGGGTCGTCTATTCGGCTGATGACCTGCGCGCCTGGGCAGACATCGGTATCAAGCATTCGACCTCCGATCCGGGCCAGAACGACCTCATGCCGCGGGCGGATTCGGCCATCGCCCGGAGCCGGCGATGACCGTCCCACCGTCACCCATGCGGCACCGCCAGCCGTCCGAAGACGGCATGACCCGCGTCGAGCTGACGTGGATCGAGAAGCGGATTGAGCACTGGATCAGGTTCGGCCGCGTCGCCTTGGACGAGATCGTTGACCGCCGCCGCCGCATCGTTCGCTTCCGCCCCGGCGCGATCTTCGCGTTCGTCCGCTGGGCGGCGAACGACTACGGCACAGTTAACTCGCGCATCGACATCGTGCGCGCGGTCGGCGCCGGGGAGTCTTTCACGACGCTGCCGTTCGTCCGGCCGGGCGGCGACATCCTGCTCAAGATCGAGGGATGGCCCAAGGTTAGCCAAGTGCTCGCCGCGATCGACGCGATCGAGGCGGCCGGCGTCGATCCGTGCGACGCCGCGCCGGATCATTGGCGGCACGTCCACAACCGCATCGCAGCCGGACAACCGCCGCGCCCCTATACGATGGAGCGCCATCGCGCGTGGCTCAAACGCCGGGAGATCGAGCGATGACCCGCCGTGGATGGGCCATTGCGACGACCTCCGCCGCGTCGCTGTTCGGCGCGTCGTTCCTCGCCGTGGCGGTGTTCGATCCGCTCCCGCGCGTCGTCTGGAACGCCAGCGCGAGCGCGCCGATCGGACTTTATCGGATCGAGCCGCTTCCCGATCCGCCGAACGGTGCGTTGGTCGCCGTGACGCCGCCACCGGCGCTGGCGCGCTGGCTGGCGGAGCGCGGCTATCTCGGTGAGCGCGTGCCGCTGTTGAAGCATGTCGCGGCGCGGCCGGGGCAGATCGTGTGCCGCATCAACGCAGTGGTGAGCATCGATGAACGGCCCGTCGTCGTCGCCCGGCCGCGTGACGGCCGGGGCCGGCCGCTGCCGGTCTGGCAAGGTTGCCGCACGCTGCGCGCCGGCGAGTTGCTGATGCTCAACCCGGACCACGCCGACAGCATGGACGGTCGCTATTTCGGGCCGCTGCCGGCCTCGACCGTGCTCGGCCGCGCCGTCCCGATCCTCACCCGCGACTCCCCGACCGCGCCGCTCGTCTGGCGCTGACCCGCTTCACCGCCTGCCAACCCAAAGGAGATCATCATGCAGATCGGCAGCTTCTTCCGCACCCCCAACGGCTACGAAGGCATCATCGAGACGGCGACGCTCGACATCCGTATCTCGATCGTTCCGGCCGAGCAGAGCGACGCCGACAAGGCGCCGGACTGGCGCGTCCACCGCGGCGACGGCGGCGAAGGCCCGGAGATCGGCGCCGGCTGGAACGAGACCGGCGAACGCGCCGGGGATTACGTCTCGCTGCGCATCGACGATCCCGCGTTCGCGCAGCCGATCCGCGCCGCGCTGTTCCAGAACACGGGCGACAAGTCGGCCTGGTCGTTGCGCTGGAACCGCCAGGCGAAGTCGCGCGAGCAGGATTGAGCCCGTGCGCTTCCCATTCATCCCTTTGTTCGCGGGAAAGCCGTCTCATCCCTTCGTCCCGCTCGGTCGCAGGCCGGCCGGGGCGCGCAGCGAAGGTCAAGGGCGGCCAATGGCCGGCGCTTCGCGCGCACCCTTTACCGCAGCGAGCACGCTGGCAGGCTGGCGGTGGAGCGGAGTCGGACCAGCGGTGGCGCTCGTCGTCGTGCTGCTGTCCGGTGGCGCTACGCCTGTTGGGGCTTTGGCGCAGGATAGGCCGGCCGCACGATCATCGGCCGTCCATCCATATGCCGGTCATGTTGCCGATGCTGCACGGCGGTTCAGCATCCCCGAGGCCTGGATTTGGGCGGTGATGCGTGTCGAGAGCCGTGGCGTTTCGCGCGCGGTCTCGCCAGCCGGGGCGATGGGCTTGATGCAGATCATGCCTGCGACCTGGGCCGGTCTTCGCGCCCGCTACGGCCTCGGCCCCGATCCGTTCGACGTGCGCGACAACATCATGGCGGGCGCGGCTTATCTGCGCGAGATGCACGACCGCTACGGTAATGCGAGCGCGATGCTGGCGGCCTACAATGCGGGACCGGGCCGCTACGACGACTTCGTGTCGCGCGGCCGTCCGCTGCCGCCCGAGACGGTCGGCTACCTCGCCCAGCTCGCGCCGAGCGTCGGGACGGCGGGTGTAGCGGAGGTGGCGGTCACCGCTCCGCATGATCCGTTCGCTTGGCGTCGCGCCGCGCTGTTCGTGCGCACGGCGAGCGTCGCATCAGATGCGGTTGGCGTGCAGTCGGGCGGCACGCTCGATGCAACCGCATCGCCATCTGGGCAGATCGCAGCAGACGAGGAAACCGCCGCCCCATCGTCGCCCGTCAGGGGGGCGGACACGTTGTTCGTCCCCCGCGCCCGCGCGGGCCGACCGCAATGATCCATGTCGTATCCCCATCATCCGTCCGAGGCAGCATTATAGCTGGGGAGGGAGAAAACGGCAGGGACAGACGAGGGCGAGGGCAAGATATAAGGCGAACCCCGTTTCGCCGAAAAGCCGAGGCTTTTCCGTGGCTTCACGCGGTGGCGTCGGTCGGCGCGCGTGCCGCTCGGAAGGGAAAAGGCAGCAAAATCAACGCCTCGAATGGCACCACAGGCCATTTTCGGCGGAAAGCGCCCCAGCCATGAGCGAGGACAGCGAGTTCCGCATCCGGCCGGGCAAGGCCAAGCGCAGCAAGGCGCAGGGACGCAACGCGCGCGGCCTGGTGGCCGAGGTGCTTCGCGTCGCGGCGATCCACAGCAGCGGCCGGCGCACTCCGGGCGGACCGCGCCGTGCCGGCCAGTCGAGCTTCGGCCGGGGCCGCACGGCCTTCGCGCGCAGCCGCCTGTTCGGCTCGGGCCGGCGGGTGATGGTCAAGATGCTGCCCGTCACCGCCCGCAGCCGAGGCGGGCGGCGCATGGCGCCGCTGTCCGCGCACATCGCCTATCTGAAGCGTGAGGGGGTCACGCGCGACGGGTCGCCGACGCGCATGTTCGATGCCGAAGGCGACCGTGCCGACGGTCGCGGTTTCGCCGAGCGGTGCAAGGATGACCGGCATCATTTCCGGGTCATCGTGTCGCCCGAGGACGCCGCCGAGCTGACCGACCTGCGCGAATACACGCGCGACCTCATGCGTCAGATGGAGGCGGACCTTGGGACGCGGCTCGATTGGGTCGCGGTCGATCACTGGAACACCGATAATCCGCACGTCCATCTGCTCGTGCGCGGTGTTACCGATCAGGGCGCCGATCTCGTCATCTCCCGCGACTACATCAGCCACAATCTCCGCTCGCGCGCGCAAGACCTAGCCTTCGCCGAGCTTGGGCCGAAGCCAGAACATGAGGTGCAGCGCGCGCTCGACCGTGAGGTTACGGCGGAACGCTGGACCCGGCTCGATACCGAGATCAAGCGCGCGTCTGACGAGCTGGGCGTGATCGACCTGCGCCCCGAGCGGCCCGGCACAGACGATCCGCGCCTCCGCCGGCTGATGGTCGGGCGCTTGCAGCACCTGGAAACGATGGGGCTCGCAGCCGAAGGGGATACCGGCCAATGGGCGGTCGCGGAAGGTGCGGCGGCGAAACTGCGCGAGCTGGCCGCGCGCGGTGACATTATCCGCACCATCGGCGCGGCGTTGAAGGACCAAGGCCACGATCGGCCGCTCGACAGCTACGCCGTCGTCACGAGTGCGCCCGAGAAGCGGATCGCTGGCAGGCTGATCGACAAGGGCTTGCACGACGAGCTGACCGGCACCGCCTATGCCGTGATCGACGGCACGGACGGGCACACCCACCATGTCCGCCTGCCCGGCATCGAAGCGCTGGAGCAGAGCCCGGCGCTAGGCGGCATCGTCGAGCTGCGCGCGATCGGCCGGCCCGGCGAGGAGAAGCCGACGCTGGTGCTCGCCACGCGCTCCGACCTCGACCTCGCCGCACAGGTGAAAGCGCCCGGCGCGACCTGGCTCGACCACCGGTTGATCGAGCGCGGCGCCAGCGTCGCGGATGGCGGGTTCGGTGCCGATGTGCGCCGCGCGATGGACGCGCGCATCGACCATCTCGTCAAGGAAGGGCTGGCACGGCGGTTCGGCGAGCGGACGGTGTTCGAGCGCGGGATGCTCGACACGCTGCGAAAGCGCGAGCTGGACGCGGCTGGCGCGAAGATCGCTGGCGAGACCGGGCTTGCCTATCGCCCGGCATCGTCCGGGGAGAAGATCGCCGGCGTCGTCCGCCAGCGCCTCGCACTCGCGTCAGGCCGCTTCGCCATGATCGACAACGGGCTCGGCTTCCGGCTCGTGCCCTGGGCTAGCCCCCTTGAACAGCAGCTCGGCCGTCAGGTGTCCGGCGTCGTCCGCGCCGGCGGCGGCATCGACTGGACGCTTGGCCGCAAGCGCGGCCTCGGCATCTGAAAACAGGAGACATCCGTGTCCGCGACCAAAATACTTTGGGGCCAGATCATCATCGTGTTCCTGATCGTGCTCGCCGGGGTGTGGGGCGCGACTCAGTGGACCGCCGCCGCGCTCGCCTATCAGCCCGAGCTGGGACCGCCTTGGTTCGAGGCATTCGGCTGGCGGGTTTATCCGCCGCCCGCATTCTTTTGGTGGTGGTTCAGCTTCGACGCCTATGCGCCCCGCATATTCCTGACGGGATCCTATATCGCTGCGTCCGGCGGGTTCGCGTCGATCGCGGTCGCCATCGGCTTGTCGGTGTGGCGCGCGCGCGAACTGAAGAACGCCGAGACCTACGGCTCGGCCCGCTGGGCGACCGAACGCGAGGTTCATGCGGCCGGGTTGCTGGGGCCGAACGGCGTGGTGCTCGGCAGGCTCGCTCGCGACTATCTCCGCCACGACGGCCCCGAGCATGTGCTGTGCTTTGCCCCGACCCGTTCTGGCAAGGGCGTCGGCCTGGTCGTGCCGTCGTTGCTGACCTGGCCGGCGTCGGCGATCGTCCACGACATCAAGGGCGAGAACTGGACACTCACCGCCGGTTTCCGCGCGCGGCACGGCCGCGTGCTGCTGTTCGACCCGACCAACGGCGCGTCGGCGGCCTACAATCCGCTGCTGGAGGTGCGGCGCGGCCAATGGGAAGTGCGCGACGTGCAGAATGTCGCCGATGTGCTGGTCGATCCCGAAGGCTCGCTGGAGCGCCGAAATCACTGGGAAAAAACGAGCCATAGCTTGCTTGTCGGCGCGATCCTCCACGTCCTCTACGCCGAGGCGGACAAGACCCTGGCCGGCGTCGCGGGATTCCTGTCCGACCCGGCGCGCACGATCGAACAGACCTTGGCGGCGATGATGGCGACGAGGCACTTGGGCGAAGCCGGCGTGCATCCCGTCGTCGCCAGCGCCGCACGCGAACTGCTGAACAAGTCTGACAACGAGCGATCGGGCGTGCTCAGCACCGCCATGTCATTCCTCGGCCTTTACCGCGATCCCGTTGTCGCGCAGGTCACGCGGGCCTGCCAGTGGCGCA encodes the following:
- a CDS encoding helix-turn-helix transcriptional regulator → MSDTPTNLPPRFLRTPEAARFLGLSGRTLEKHRYFGTGPAYRRIGGRVVYSADDLRAWADIGIKHSTSDPGQNDLMPRADSAIARSRR
- a CDS encoding DUF2840 domain-containing protein, translated to MTVPPSPMRHRQPSEDGMTRVELTWIEKRIEHWIRFGRVALDEIVDRRRRIVRFRPGAIFAFVRWAANDYGTVNSRIDIVRAVGAGESFTTLPFVRPGGDILLKIEGWPKVSQVLAAIDAIEAAGVDPCDAAPDHWRHVHNRIAAGQPPRPYTMERHRAWLKRREIER
- a CDS encoding S26 family signal peptidase — translated: MTRRGWAIATTSAASLFGASFLAVAVFDPLPRVVWNASASAPIGLYRIEPLPDPPNGALVAVTPPPALARWLAERGYLGERVPLLKHVAARPGQIVCRINAVVSIDERPVVVARPRDGRGRPLPVWQGCRTLRAGELLMLNPDHADSMDGRYFGPLPASTVLGRAVPILTRDSPTAPLVWR
- a CDS encoding DUF736 domain-containing protein, which codes for MQIGSFFRTPNGYEGIIETATLDIRISIVPAEQSDADKAPDWRVHRGDGGEGPEIGAGWNETGERAGDYVSLRIDDPAFAQPIRAALFQNTGDKSAWSLRWNRQAKSREQD
- a CDS encoding lytic transglycosylase domain-containing protein: MRFPFIPLFAGKPSHPFVPLGRRPAGARSEGQGRPMAGASRAPFTAASTLAGWRWSGVGPAVALVVVLLSGGATPVGALAQDRPAARSSAVHPYAGHVADAARRFSIPEAWIWAVMRVESRGVSRAVSPAGAMGLMQIMPATWAGLRARYGLGPDPFDVRDNIMAGAAYLREMHDRYGNASAMLAAYNAGPGRYDDFVSRGRPLPPETVGYLAQLAPSVGTAGVAEVAVTAPHDPFAWRRAALFVRTASVASDAVGVQSGGTLDATASPSGQIAADEETAAPSSPVRGADTLFVPRARAGRPQ
- a CDS encoding relaxase/mobilization nuclease domain-containing protein; the protein is MSEDSEFRIRPGKAKRSKAQGRNARGLVAEVLRVAAIHSSGRRTPGGPRRAGQSSFGRGRTAFARSRLFGSGRRVMVKMLPVTARSRGGRRMAPLSAHIAYLKREGVTRDGSPTRMFDAEGDRADGRGFAERCKDDRHHFRVIVSPEDAAELTDLREYTRDLMRQMEADLGTRLDWVAVDHWNTDNPHVHLLVRGVTDQGADLVISRDYISHNLRSRAQDLAFAELGPKPEHEVQRALDREVTAERWTRLDTEIKRASDELGVIDLRPERPGTDDPRLRRLMVGRLQHLETMGLAAEGDTGQWAVAEGAAAKLRELAARGDIIRTIGAALKDQGHDRPLDSYAVVTSAPEKRIAGRLIDKGLHDELTGTAYAVIDGTDGHTHHVRLPGIEALEQSPALGGIVELRAIGRPGEEKPTLVLATRSDLDLAAQVKAPGATWLDHRLIERGASVADGGFGADVRRAMDARIDHLVKEGLARRFGERTVFERGMLDTLRKRELDAAGAKIAGETGLAYRPASSGEKIAGVVRQRLALASGRFAMIDNGLGFRLVPWASPLEQQLGRQVSGVVRAGGGIDWTLGRKRGLGI
- a CDS encoding conjugal transfer protein TraG — translated: MSATKILWGQIIIVFLIVLAGVWGATQWTAAALAYQPELGPPWFEAFGWRVYPPPAFFWWWFSFDAYAPRIFLTGSYIAASGGFASIAVAIGLSVWRARELKNAETYGSARWATEREVHAAGLLGPNGVVLGRLARDYLRHDGPEHVLCFAPTRSGKGVGLVVPSLLTWPASAIVHDIKGENWTLTAGFRARHGRVLLFDPTNGASAAYNPLLEVRRGQWEVRDVQNVADVLVDPEGSLERRNHWEKTSHSLLVGAILHVLYAEADKTLAGVAGFLSDPARTIEQTLAAMMATRHLGEAGVHPVVASAARELLNKSDNERSGVLSTAMSFLGLYRDPVVAQVTRACQWRISDLVEGERPATLYLVVPPSDISRTKPLIRLILNQIGRRLTEELTPKGNRHRVLLMLDEFPALGRLDFFESALAFMAGYGLKAFLIAQSLNQIEKAYGPNNAILDNCHVRVSFATNDERTAKRVSDALGTATEMRAMKNYAGHRLSPWLGHLMVSRSETARQLLTPGEVMQLPPDDEIVMVAGVHPIRAKKARYYQDRRLSERIAPAPAPQAAKVRPDDWTGRQASADPKQVARIVRDAEDAANGGLRREPELPEHVAIAPETPPPAQEFAIVDDEQDDAARQAAVRRRMQGLARQASLDPSDGIDL